Genomic segment of Candidatus Omnitrophota bacterium:
TTTGCGAGAGTGGGAGGAGGCATATTTACAAAAGCTGCGGATGTCGGAGCTGATCTGGTCGGCAAAGTCGAAGCGGGCATTCCCGAAGACGATCCGCGCAACCCCGCGGTTATCGCGGATAATGTAGGAGACAATGTCGGAGATGTCGCCGGAATGGGAGCCGATCTTTACGAATCATATGTCGGCTCTATTGTAGCGACTGCCGCGTTAGGTGTAGCGGCCGGCTTAGGGGTAGCGGGTGTTACCGTTCCCATGGTAATGGCGGCGGTAGGCGTGATAGCGTCTATTATAGGTACATTTTTTGTGAAAAGCGGGGAAGAAGCGACCCAAAGCGTTCTCCTGGCGGCTTTAAGAAAAGGCGTATTTGTAAGCGCCATATTAGTGGCGGTGATCTCTTATTTTCTAGTGAAATATACGCTCGGCATAGGGTGTATCGGCGTTTATTGGTCGGTACTTACGGGTTTATTGGCAGGCGTATTGATAGGCCTTTCAACGGAATACTATACTTCAAGCAGGTTCAACCCGACGCGCACTGTGGCAGACGCCGCGTTGACAGGGCCCGCTACAGTAATAATAGGCGGTATTGCCGTCGGAATGATGTCTACGGCGATACCGGTAATCGTCGTTGGCCTTGCTATATTGGCGAGTTTCTTTTTATCCGGCGGAGCAACCAATTTTAATTCAGGGCTTTACGGCATAGCTATTTCCGCGGTTGGCATGCTTTCTACTTTGGGCATAACTTTAGCTACAGATGCCTATGGCCCCGTAGCCGACAACGCCGGCGGTAATGCCGAGATGGCTCATTTGCCTCCGGAGGTACGAAAGAGGACAGATGCCCTTGATGCGCTTGGAAATACTACAGCCGCCACCGGCAAAGGTTTTGCTATAGGTTCGGCCGCTTTAACAGCGCTGGCGCTTATTGCGGCTTACCGCGAACAGATTTTCTTAATATCCGGCAAGGAGCTGGTCTTGAGCCTTATGAATCCCAATGTGCTTGTAGGGCTATTTCTCGGCGCCATGCTGCCGTTTCTCTTCTGCTCGATGACAATGCGCGCGGTCGGAAGAGCGGCGGGCAAGATCGTAGTGGAAGTGCGCCGGCAGTTTGCGGAGATAAAGGGCATTATGGAAGGCACAGCAAAGCCCGATTACGCCAGTTGCGTGACAATAGCGACCCGCGCCGCGCAAATAGAGATGATAGCGCCTTCACTTATGGCGATAATAGCCCCGATTTTAATAGGTATATTTATAGGTGTTGAGGCCGTAGCCGGCCTTCTTACCGGTGCGACAGTATGCGGCTTTGCATTGGCAATAATGATGGCAAATTCAGGCGGCGCGTGGGATAACGCCAAGAAATATATAGAAGAGGGCCATTACGGTGGCAAAGGCTCATTGCCTCACAAAGCCGGCGTTGTCGGCGATACAGTAGGCGACCCGTTTAAAGATACATCGGGCCCGAGCTTAAATATACTTATAAAATTGATGTCTATGGTATCCATAGTATTCGCGTCATTTATTATTTCGAACAGCTTCTTCAAATAGCAGTAAAAAGAGCCCAATGATAATTTTTTCGCTTAAAGAAGACTCCGGTAAAAACCTCGATACTCAGGACGCAAGCCTGTTTCTTAAAGGCGGCGATGATCTCGTGCTCCTGATCCACGGACTTACCGGCACTCCAAGAGAGATGTATTATATCGCGCGCGCCTTAAACGAAAAAGGCTACTCCGTAAAAATTCCGCGTCTTCTAAACCACGATAAGTCACTTTTTGCTCTCAGGCGTACAAGCTGGCAGGAGCTCTACGCTGCCATAAGAGAAGAATTCTTAAAAGCCGATTCCCAGTATAAGAATATATTTGTAGGCGGCCTTTCGTTCGGGGCGCTTCTTGCCATTAAACTTGCCCATGAATTTCCCGAGAGGGTGAAGGCAGTAAATTCTTTTTCCGTGATCCTATTTTTCGACGGATGGAACGCGCCGCGGATAAAGATGTTTCTTCATCCGGTGTTCGCAACTCCCCTGAAATATTGGTTTTATTTTAAGGAAGGCTATCCTTACGGCCTGAAGAATAAACGGCTGAGAAGCAGGGTAGAGGCCTATTGTGAGAATTCAGAATGGGACGATTATAGCGAGGCCCATCTTTACGGTTACCCGGTGATTCCGATTGCGTGCATGCACCAGAATTATCTCTTGGCGAAGCATATCATGCGGCGATTAGGAAAGATAACGGTGCCTATTCAAATCCTTCAGGCAAAAGAGGACGACGTTACCAGCCCCAAAAGTTCCAAATACATATACGATCATATCGGTTCTAAAGACAAGCAGATGAAATTTTTCGAAAACTCCTACCACATAATCACAGCCGACCAGGAAAGAGATAAGGTGGCAGAGACGACAGTCTCGTTTTTTGATAAATACAAATAGGGCGGTCCTTAGAGGCTAAATGCGGAATTTTGATGCTATAGTGATAGGCGCCGGCGCATCGGGCATTGTGGCGGCTATAAGCGCCAAGCGAAAAGGCATGTCAGTTTTACTG
This window contains:
- a CDS encoding sodium-translocating pyrophosphatase, whose translation is GFIGMTVATQSSSRTAQAARKSLNSGLRVAFSSGAVMGLTVVGLGLLDLSVWYFFLDWFYASHPLPIGSDKITAITSTMLCFGMGASSQALFARVGGGIFTKAADVGADLVGKVEAGIPEDDPRNPAVIADNVGDNVGDVAGMGADLYESYVGSIVATAALGVAAGLGVAGVTVPMVMAAVGVIASIIGTFFVKSGEEATQSVLLAALRKGVFVSAILVAVISYFLVKYTLGIGCIGVYWSVLTGLLAGVLIGLSTEYYTSSRFNPTRTVADAALTGPATVIIGGIAVGMMSTAIPVIVVGLAILASFFLSGGATNFNSGLYGIAISAVGMLSTLGITLATDAYGPVADNAGGNAEMAHLPPEVRKRTDALDALGNTTAATGKGFAIGSAALTALALIAAYREQIFLISGKELVLSLMNPNVLVGLFLGAMLPFLFCSMTMRAVGRAAGKIVVEVRRQFAEIKGIMEGTAKPDYASCVTIATRAAQIEMIAPSLMAIIAPILIGIFIGVEAVAGLLTGATVCGFALAIMMANSGGAWDNAKKYIEEGHYGGKGSLPHKAGVVGDTVGDPFKDTSGPSLNILIKLMSMVSIVFASFIISNSFFK
- a CDS encoding alpha/beta fold hydrolase, which gives rise to MIIFSLKEDSGKNLDTQDASLFLKGGDDLVLLIHGLTGTPREMYYIARALNEKGYSVKIPRLLNHDKSLFALRRTSWQELYAAIREEFLKADSQYKNIFVGGLSFGALLAIKLAHEFPERVKAVNSFSVILFFDGWNAPRIKMFLHPVFATPLKYWFYFKEGYPYGLKNKRLRSRVEAYCENSEWDDYSEAHLYGYPVIPIACMHQNYLLAKHIMRRLGKITVPIQILQAKEDDVTSPKSSKYIYDHIGSKDKQMKFFENSYHIITADQERDKVAETTVSFFDKYK